A region from the Gossypium hirsutum isolate 1008001.06 chromosome A08, Gossypium_hirsutum_v2.1, whole genome shotgun sequence genome encodes:
- the LOC107893485 gene encoding protein SPA1-RELATED 2 isoform X1: protein MSYICRLSPNFAPRGGLSNASFTGQFLVSLSWMDVFTGLSNASHTQFSNFGSSHSSNSAQHQSVSVNEQLEEKWYASPEEINEGVCIILSNIYSLGVLLFELLCQFESERAHAAAMLDLCHRIFPPTFLSENLKEAGFCLRLLHPEPSLRPTTRDILQSEVLNRFQEVFAEELSSSINRDDTESELLLHFLGLSKEKKHKHASKLMEDIACLEADIKEVEKRGWKQQILHFLDFNCVINLLF, encoded by the exons ATGAGTTACATCTGCAGACTGTCTCCCAACTTTGCTCCAAGAGGAG GACTGAGCAATGCCTCCTTTACAGGTCAGTTTCTTGTTTCTTTGTCATGGATGGATGTATTTACAGGACTGAGCAATGCCTCCCATACACAATTTAGCAATTTTGGAAGCTCTCATTCTTCTAATTCAGCTCAGCATCAGTCAGTCTCTGTGAATGAGCAGTTGGAAGAGAAGTGGTATGCTAGTCCAGAGGAAATCAATGAAGGTGTTTGCATAATTTTATCTAATATATACAGTTTGGGTGTGCTGCTTTTTGAG TtgctttgtcaatttgaatctgaGAGAGCACATGCTGCTGCAATGTTGGATCTATGCCATAGGATTTTTCCTCCAACTTTTCTATCAGAAAATCTCAAGGAAGCTGGATTTTGTCTTAGACTACTTCACCCAGAACCTTCTTTGCGCCCAACAACCAG GGATATCCTACAATCCGAAGTACTTAATAGATTCCAAGAAGTATTTGCAGAAGAACTGTCGTCATCCATTAACCGAGATGATACTGAATcagaattattattgcatttcCTTGGTTTATCAAAAGAGAAAAAGCATAAGCATGCCTCGAAATTAATGGAAGATATTGCTTGCTTGGAAGCAGATATTAAAGAGGTTGAGAAAAGAGGTTGGAAGCAGCAGATATTGCATTTCCttgattttaattgtgttattaatttattattttaa
- the LOC107893485 gene encoding protein SPA1-RELATED 2 isoform X4, with the protein MSYICRLSPNFAPRGGLSNASFTAQHQSVSVNEQLEEKWYASPEEINEGVCIILSNIYSLGVLLFELLCQFESERAHAAAMLDLCHRIFPPTFLSENLKEAGFCLRLLHPEPSLRPTTRDILQSEVLNRFQEVFAEELSSSINRDDTESELLLHFLGLSKEKKHKHASKLMEDIACLEADIKEVEKRGWKQQILHFLDFNCVINLLF; encoded by the exons ATGAGTTACATCTGCAGACTGTCTCCCAACTTTGCTCCAAGAGGAG GACTGAGCAATGCCTCCTTTACAG CTCAGCATCAGTCAGTCTCTGTGAATGAGCAGTTGGAAGAGAAGTGGTATGCTAGTCCAGAGGAAATCAATGAAGGTGTTTGCATAATTTTATCTAATATATACAGTTTGGGTGTGCTGCTTTTTGAG TtgctttgtcaatttgaatctgaGAGAGCACATGCTGCTGCAATGTTGGATCTATGCCATAGGATTTTTCCTCCAACTTTTCTATCAGAAAATCTCAAGGAAGCTGGATTTTGTCTTAGACTACTTCACCCAGAACCTTCTTTGCGCCCAACAACCAG GGATATCCTACAATCCGAAGTACTTAATAGATTCCAAGAAGTATTTGCAGAAGAACTGTCGTCATCCATTAACCGAGATGATACTGAATcagaattattattgcatttcCTTGGTTTATCAAAAGAGAAAAAGCATAAGCATGCCTCGAAATTAATGGAAGATATTGCTTGCTTGGAAGCAGATATTAAAGAGGTTGAGAAAAGAGGTTGGAAGCAGCAGATATTGCATTTCCttgattttaattgtgttattaatttattattttaa
- the LOC107893485 gene encoding protein SPA1-RELATED 2 isoform X2 gives MVLSLINAGLSNASFTGQFLVSLSWMDVFTGLSNASHTQFSNFGSSHSSNSAQHQSVSVNEQLEEKWYASPEEINEGVCIILSNIYSLGVLLFELLCQFESERAHAAAMLDLCHRIFPPTFLSENLKEAGFCLRLLHPEPSLRPTTRDILQSEVLNRFQEVFAEELSSSINRDDTESELLLHFLGLSKEKKHKHASKLMEDIACLEADIKEVEKRGWKQQILHFLDFNCVINLLF, from the exons ATGGTTCTATCTTTAATTAATGCAGGACTGAGCAATGCCTCCTTTACAGGTCAGTTTCTTGTTTCTTTGTCATGGATGGATGTATTTACAGGACTGAGCAATGCCTCCCATACACAATTTAGCAATTTTGGAAGCTCTCATTCTTCTAATTCAGCTCAGCATCAGTCAGTCTCTGTGAATGAGCAGTTGGAAGAGAAGTGGTATGCTAGTCCAGAGGAAATCAATGAAGGTGTTTGCATAATTTTATCTAATATATACAGTTTGGGTGTGCTGCTTTTTGAG TtgctttgtcaatttgaatctgaGAGAGCACATGCTGCTGCAATGTTGGATCTATGCCATAGGATTTTTCCTCCAACTTTTCTATCAGAAAATCTCAAGGAAGCTGGATTTTGTCTTAGACTACTTCACCCAGAACCTTCTTTGCGCCCAACAACCAG GGATATCCTACAATCCGAAGTACTTAATAGATTCCAAGAAGTATTTGCAGAAGAACTGTCGTCATCCATTAACCGAGATGATACTGAATcagaattattattgcatttcCTTGGTTTATCAAAAGAGAAAAAGCATAAGCATGCCTCGAAATTAATGGAAGATATTGCTTGCTTGGAAGCAGATATTAAAGAGGTTGAGAAAAGAGGTTGGAAGCAGCAGATATTGCATTTCCttgattttaattgtgttattaatttattattttaa
- the LOC107893485 gene encoding protein SPA1-RELATED 2 isoform X3, which yields MDVFTGLSNASHTQFSNFGSSHSSNSAQHQSVSVNEQLEEKWYASPEEINEGVCIILSNIYSLGVLLFELLCQFESERAHAAAMLDLCHRIFPPTFLSENLKEAGFCLRLLHPEPSLRPTTRDILQSEVLNRFQEVFAEELSSSINRDDTESELLLHFLGLSKEKKHKHASKLMEDIACLEADIKEVEKRGWKQQILHFLDFNCVINLLF from the exons ATGGATGTATTTACAGGACTGAGCAATGCCTCCCATACACAATTTAGCAATTTTGGAAGCTCTCATTCTTCTAATTCAGCTCAGCATCAGTCAGTCTCTGTGAATGAGCAGTTGGAAGAGAAGTGGTATGCTAGTCCAGAGGAAATCAATGAAGGTGTTTGCATAATTTTATCTAATATATACAGTTTGGGTGTGCTGCTTTTTGAG TtgctttgtcaatttgaatctgaGAGAGCACATGCTGCTGCAATGTTGGATCTATGCCATAGGATTTTTCCTCCAACTTTTCTATCAGAAAATCTCAAGGAAGCTGGATTTTGTCTTAGACTACTTCACCCAGAACCTTCTTTGCGCCCAACAACCAG GGATATCCTACAATCCGAAGTACTTAATAGATTCCAAGAAGTATTTGCAGAAGAACTGTCGTCATCCATTAACCGAGATGATACTGAATcagaattattattgcatttcCTTGGTTTATCAAAAGAGAAAAAGCATAAGCATGCCTCGAAATTAATGGAAGATATTGCTTGCTTGGAAGCAGATATTAAAGAGGTTGAGAAAAGAGGTTGGAAGCAGCAGATATTGCATTTCCttgattttaattgtgttattaatttattattttaa